From Triticum urartu cultivar G1812 chromosome 2, Tu2.1, whole genome shotgun sequence, a single genomic window includes:
- the LOC125536849 gene encoding proline-rich receptor-like protein kinase PERK10, with amino-acid sequence MGFMNHHIQRFIDIACCQGPICSIRTGGARREKKENPAHPLPHPQVHLLPRLDPGDTPLPPSPRLDPGAASPPPSSRRRPTPPPSRRRPHLPATHRPTPPKGRPPLRHHATGLLTGEALLPHYRHGRSTPSLQVVRRHHRMLSSSAKSVTGGRLRPGSSAPPTTVASAKSRVTCLKSRVHDICFRRSVPSLQTNQYYHYKKEVQRLPCSKFKSLVL; translated from the exons atgggtttcatgaatcaccatatccagagattcatCGACATAGCTTGTTGCCAG GGGCCGATCTGTAGTATCAGAACCGGTGGTGCCCGAAgggaaaaaaaagaaaacccagCCCACCCACTCCCGCATCCCCAAGTCCACCTTCTTCCCCGTCTCGATCCCGGCGACACCCCGCTCCCACCTTCTCCCCGGCTGGATCCCGGCGCCGCCTCgcccccaccttcttcccggcgCCGCCCCACCCCCCCACCTTCTCGGCGCCGTCCCCACCTCCCGGCCACGCACCGCCCCACACCTCCTAAGGGACGCCCGCCCCTGCGACACCACGCCACCGGCCTGCTCACCGGCGAGGCCCTCCTCCCCCACTACCGCCATGGTCGTTCGACGCCATCACTGCAGGTCGTTCGACGCCACCACCGCATGCTGTCCTCCTCGGCAAAG AGCGTGACCGGTGGCCGCTTGAGGCCAGGCTCATCTGCGCCGCCCACGACGGTAGCGTCTGCAAAATCAAGA GTCACTTGTCTAAAGTCAAGGGTCCACGACATATGTTTCAGAAGATCAGTACCATCATTACAAACAAATCAGTACTATCATTACAAAAAG GAGGTTCAAAGACTGCCGTGTAGCAAGTTCAAGAGTTTAGTTTTGTGA